A genomic segment from Spinacia oleracea cultivar Varoflay chromosome 3, BTI_SOV_V1, whole genome shotgun sequence encodes:
- the LOC110802018 gene encoding LRR receptor-like serine/threonine-protein kinase RGI5: MKGTLSPFLGNLTFLQLLDLSGLRELSGPIPSQLGKLSHLTNIFLNINQLNGSLPSSLMGLHKLKKLHLSQNSLYGTLTNSVFQPLTSILELDLSENQFSGTIPSSIVNKILLTKLSIQYNQLSGKIPYNIGKLKSLTHLLLSSNRIVGNIPDSIGKLSQLEDLSLDQNKITGSIPFSIGRLVSLQYLDLSNNKLTGVLPNSLGNLSKIVHIRLENNMITGRLPSSLGQLSTLHRMIFSRNRFFGQIPTSFGNLKSLIELDLSRNQLVSPIPRQLIKLKDLLYVLDLSYNPLTLVKIPSWLSKFRLSYLMLAQTGIQGELPQFFDMSSSLIYLDLSSNELTGKLPTWIGNMSELWYLNVSRNKFYSTIPKEFKKLLQISDLDLHSNKFSGPLDFIFDKIAHKSQGLGYYEAIDVSNNMFTGPIDKNIGNKRAMKRISSLILSNNPLGGQIPKSIGYLTRLRVLAMAHNYLSGSIPRKVINLNNLQVFDVLRNKLSGEIPGHKGNFPLSAFLGNYGLCGVPLSACNKYRRF; the protein is encoded by the exons ATGAAAG GTACGCTCTCCCCTTTCCTCGGTAATCTTACCTTTCTTCAACTCCTTGACCTTAGTGGCCTTAGGGAGTTAAGTGGTCCCATTCCTTCTCAACTAGGTAAGTTGTCTCATTTAACcaatattttcttaaacattaaTCAGCTAAATGGTTCACTACCCTCTTCTCTTATGGGTCTTCATAAGTTAAAAAAGCTCCATCTTAGCCAAAATAGCCTCTATGGCACCCTAACTAACTCCGTCTTTCAACCATTGACATCGATTTTGGAATTAGATTTATCGGAAAATCAATTTTCCGGGACAATCCCATCTTCCATTGTTAACAAGATTTTACTAACTAAGCTTTCAATCCAGTACAACCAACTCTCCGGAAAAATTCCTTACAATATTGGCAAACTAAAAAGCCTTACACACTTGCTTTTATCATCGAATCGTATTGTTGGAAATATACCCGATTCTATAGGTAAACTATCGCAATTAGAAGATTTGTCCCTTGACCAAAACAAAATCACTGGATCTATCCCATTTTCAATAGGACGTCTAGTTTCTTTGCAATACCTAGATCTTAGTAACAATAAATTAACCGGTGTTTTACCAAATTCCCTTGGCAATCTTTCAAAAATTGTACACATTCGCTTAGAAAACAATATGATCACGGGTCGTTTACCATCAAGTCTAGGGCAACTCTCTACGTTACACCGCATGATTTTTTCTAGAAATCGATTTTTTGGCCAAATACCAACAAGTTTTGGCAATCTAAAGAGCCTCATTGAATTAGATTTGTCGAGAAATCAACTTGTTAGCCCAATCCCCCGTCAACTCATTAAACTTAAGGATTTATTATATGTACTTGATTTGTCGTACAATCCACTTACTTTAGTGAAAATACCAAGTTGGTTGTCCAAGTTTAGACTATCTTATCTAATGTTAGCCCAAACAGGGATCCAAGGCGAACTACCCCAATTTTTTGATATGTCATCATCATTAATTTATCTGGACTTATCGAGTAATGAACTCACAGGCAAATTGCCTACATGGATAGGGAACATGAGCGAGTTGTGGTACCTTAACGTATCTCGTAATAAATTCTACTCTACCATTCCAAAAGAATTTAAGAAACTTTTACAAATCTCAGATCTTGATCTTCACTCAAACAAATTCTCAGGTCCtttagattttatttttgataagaTTGCTCACAAATCACAAGGACTAGGATATTATGAGGCCATCGATGTTTCAAACAACATGTTCACAGGTCCTATTGATAAAAATATTGGAAATAAGCGAGCCATGAAGAGGATTAGTTCTTTAATCTTGTCAAATAATCCATTGGGTGGGCAAATACCCAAGTCTATTGGGTACTTGACCCGATTGCGAGTGCTTGCCATGGCCCACAATTACTTAAGTGGAAGTATTCCAAGGAAAGTGATAAATTTGAACAATTTACAAGTGTTTGACGTCTtaagaaataaactaagtggaGAAATCCCGGGACACAAGGGTAATTTTCCTCTTTCTGCATTTTTGGGTAACTATGGTCTTTGCGGTGTGCCACTCTCTGCATGTAACAAGTATAGACGTTTTTAA
- the LOC130469464 gene encoding uncharacterized protein — MCRFIFVSRRFTERRLTWFCFAVVKASSLTELNADSEDKYRKFLGYSVEDRSFSRDGEFLDEQEVDRSGDVAEEEEIDEGSGQLTRRRKRLDLLEEVVANSSSAEGEVGDMADNSEHTLSSRPVSRMSQSEIQERARKRLRSSSTSGGRGMTVVPRFSAIGSWPRRLSS; from the exons ATGTGTCGTTTTATCTTTGTTTCTCGTCGTTTTACTGAACGTCGCCttacttggttttgttttgcagttgtcaaggcgtcgtcgttgactgagttgaacgctGATTCTGAGGATAAGTATCGGAAGTTCTTGGGTTATTCTGTCGAGGATAGGTCTTTCAGTCGCGACGGAGAGTTTTTAGACGAGCAGGAGGTGGACCGGTCAGGCGACGTCGCCGAGGAGGAGGAGATAGACGAGGGATCAGGTCAACTGACTCGTCGTCGGAAAAGGTTGGATTTGCTTGAGGAGGTAGTGGCAAACTCGTCGTCCGCCGAAGGTGAAGTAGGTGATATGGCTGACAACTCAG AGCATACTCTTTCGTCTCGGCCTGTGTCGAGGATGTCTCAGAGCGAGATTCAGGAGCGTGCAAGGAAGCGACTTAGGTCGTCCTCGACTTCTGGTGGACGAGGTATGACGGTTGTACCTCGGTTTTCTGCGATAGGTTCATGGCCGAGACGCCTGTCGTCATAG
- the LOC110802019 gene encoding uncharacterized protein has product MTTGEMTIAEMKAAYEKAQAELAQERASNETLQKELESVKSNKHQSRYKGGKPKKLTFEMPDDFEDVTDDEEETREEEDKEAPDPVTQRLNKMDARMTKHYSRLMKLMTRFPGAPTPVETEPTDGYAASPFCEAIARVTVPHTLQLPTWTTLYDGTSDPYRHVNFYKQRMWQIGIPHDLVEPVMCKSFGGTLDGAALEWLTNVPPRSISCLSDLINAFYQQFASSRQLEKQTSDLYRTAIEAFKRGLIPNSELYREITKYPCATFEEVRSRATAQMRIEDDEVIRTASQRSTGGSSDRRSYTPRNNNWRHQPYVRQNQVQSVNQYYDTNNVYRNERVEHPNISDYGFNVDIGGVVNALQNVGGTVRWPRKNDRPDSMKDMSKWCDFHRDNGHTTEECISLRKEVAYLLKRGHLKELLSDKGKETFSKEQTTLPGPATSSERPDPPPFNKVVNVISGGSDICGLTSSAAKKINRGESETVEEGQTEDEVALHRSLTAMAITFDDSDSVDTQREHHDGLVISLPIGNALIKRILVDNGSSANVLFLEALQEMGLEEKNIVRRSTVLVGFSGEALRTVGEISLPTYAEGVNMMTKFNVVDCPSAYNVILGRPWIHKMKAVPSTYHQSIKFPTKWGVMEIKGQQRDAKKCYETALKPSKSPI; this is encoded by the exons ATGACCACTGGAGAGATGACGATCGCAGAGATGAAGGCGGCTTACGAGAAAGCCCAAGCCGAACTAGCCCAAGAGAGGGCATCCAATGAAACCCTCCAGAAAGAGCTCGAATCTGTAAAGAGCAACAAGCACCAGTCCCGCTACAAAGGTGGGAAGCCAAAAAAGCTAACGTTCGAGATGCCCGATGACTTTGAAGACGTGACCGACGATGAGGAGGAAACCCGTGAGGAAGAAGACAAAGAAGCTCCCGATCCGGTGACCCAACGCCTGAACAAGATGGATGCACGCATGACAAAGCACTATTCCCGCCTGATGAAGTTGATGACCAGGTTCCCCGGGGCACCTACACCAGTGGAGACCGAGCCGACCGACGGATATGCCGCGTCGCCGTTCTGCGAAGCGATCGCTAGAGTGACAGTTCCGCACACACTCCAGCTCCCAACCTGGACCACCCTGTACGACGGGACATCCGACCCCTATAGGCACGTCAACTTCTACAAGCAGCGCATGTGGCAGATCGGGATTCCGCACGACCTAGTGGAACCTGTTATGTGCAAATCATTCGGCGGCACCCTTGATGGAGCAGCTTTGGAATGGCTCACGAACGTCCCTCCCAGATCCATCTCCTGTTTGTCCGACCTCATCAACGCCTTCTATCAACAATTCGCCAGCAGTCGCCAGTTAGAAAAACAAACCAGTGATCTCTATCG GACTGCTATTGAGGCGTTCAAGAGAGGCCTCATCCCCAATTCGGAGCTATACCGGGAaataaccaaatacccctgtgCAACTTTCGAAGAGGTGCGATCAAGGGCCACCGCCCAGATGCGAATCGAAGACGACGAGGTTATCCGAACAGCATCTCAACGATCGACGGGGGGCAGCAGCGACAGAAGATCGTACACCCCAAGGAACAACAATTGGCGACACCAACCGTATGTTCGGCAAAACCAGGTACAAAGTGTCAATCAGTATTATGATACTAACAATGTTTACAGGAACGAGCGGGTCGAACACCCCAACATCTCCGACTACGGCTTCAACGTCGACATTGGAGGTGTGGTGAACGCCCTTCAAAATGTAGGTGGAACAGTCAGATGGCCCCGGAAGAACGACAGACCGGACTCCATGAAGGACATGAGCAAATGGTGCGACTTCCACCGCGACAACGGACACACAACCGAGGAGTGCATCTCCCTCCGAAAGGAAGTCGCATACCTCCTGAAACGGGGGCATCTAAAGGAACTGTTGAGCGACAAGGGAAAAGAAACATTTTCCAAAGAGCAAACCACCCTGCCCGGCCCAGCGACAAGCAGCGAGCGACCAGACCCACCACCGTTCAATAAAGTGGTAAATGTTATTTCCGGTGGTTCAGATATTTGTGGACTAACCtcttctgcagctaaaaaaATTAACAGGGGAGAATCTGAGACCGTAGAAGAGGGACAAACCGAAGACGAGGTCGCACTACACAGGTCCCTGACCGCAATGGCTATTACTTTCGACGATTCAGATTCTGTAGATACACAGCGGGAGCACCACGACGGGTTGGTAATATCGCTCCCAATAGGGAACGCATTGATCAAAAGGATACTGGTCGACAACGGAAGCTCAGCCAACGTACTGTTCTTGGaagcactacaagaaatgggATTAGAAGAGAAAAACATAGTAAGGAGATCAACAGTCCTGGTAGGGTTCAGTGGGGAAGCACTACGGACGGTAGGAGAGATATCGCTGCCTACATACGCAGAAGGCGTCAACATGATGACCAAGTTCAACGTCGTCGATTGTCCATCAGCGTACAACGTCATCCTAGGACgaccatggatccacaaaatgaagGCAGTGCCATCAACATATCAccaatcaatcaaatttccaacCAAGTGGGGggtcatggaaatcaaagggCAGCAAAGGGATGCGAAGAAATGTTACGAGACAGCACTGAAACCATCCAAGTCACccatctag
- the LOC110802037 gene encoding 1-aminocyclopropane-1-carboxylate oxidase homolog 1 produces MSIQTTLNKTRTADYDRTNDLKAFDERKTGVKGLIDEGSKNIPNIFVRPLEDRSKDLGTCPKNLSVPIIDLAHVHNHTNEATTTEVAKSIVSASGKWGFFQVVNHGISVELLERMIEGGRSFHEQDDVNKKLFYSRDKSKIVTFNSNYDFYKSNAANWRDSLSVNTVFTGEVYPHELPPVCKDVIVEYIDHVIKLGDLILMLLSIGLGLKPDYLKQMESTKAWNFVCHYYPMCPEPELTLGTSKHADASFITILLQDQIGGLQVLHENQWVNVEPVKGALIVNIGDALQIVSNDKLKSVYHRVIAKSIGPRISIAFFLKGLFSSPKLYGPIKELLSKENPALYREFTLEEFLTHFITRPLDQPGIDHFKL; encoded by the exons atgagtatcCAAACTACTCTCAATAAAACCAGAACTGCAGATTATGATCGAACAAACGATCTGAAGGCGTTCGACGAACGAAAAACAGGAGTTAAAGGGTTAATTGATGAAGGATCAAAGAATATTCCCAATATATTTGTTAGACCACTCGAGGATCGTTCCAAAGATTTAGGTACTTGTCCTAAAAATTTAAGTGTTCCCATTATAGATTTAGCTCATGTTCATAATCATACCAacgaagcaacaacaacagagGTTGCGAAATCGATTGTTTCGGCATCAGGGAAATGGGGTTTTTTTCAAGTTGTAAATCATGGGATTTCTGTAGAATTGCTAGAAAGAATGATTGAAGGAGGTCGAAGTTTTCATGAGCAAGACGATGTGAATAAGAAATTGTTTTATAGTCGAGATAAGTCGAAGATTGTGACGTTTAATTCTAATTATGATTTTTATAAATCAAATGCTGCTAATTGGAGGGATAGTTTGTCTGTCAACACTGTTTTTACTGGTGAAGTTTATCCTCATGAGCTTCCTCCTGTTTGCAA GGATGTGATAGTGGAGTATATCGACCATGTCATTAAACTAGGTGATCTAATACTAATGTTGTTATCAATTGGGCTTGGACTAAAACCAGACTATCTAAAACAAATGGAAAGTACAAAAGCTTGGAACTTTGTTTGCCATTACTATCCAATGTGTCCAGAGCCAGAATTAACTTTAGGCACCAGCAAACACGCCGACGCCTCCTTCATTACAATACTTCTACAAGATCAAATTGGTGGTCTACAAGTTCTTCATGAAAATCAATGGGTTAATGTTGAGCCCGTTAAGGGTGCCTTGATTGTCAACATTGGTGATGCACTTCAG ATTGTATCAAATGACAAGCTCAAAAGTGTATATCATAGAGTGATTGCAAAAAGTATTGGGCCAAGGATTTCTATTGCTTTCTTTTTGAAAGGCCTTTTTTCGTCTCCGAAGTTGTATGGCCCAATTAAGGAACTATTATCGAAAGAAAATCCAGCTCTTTATAGAGAATTTACTTTGGAGGAGTTCCTTACCCACTTCATCACTAGACCACTTGATCAACCAGGAATTGACCATTTCAAACTCTGA